From the Candidatus Nanoarchaeia archaeon genome, one window contains:
- the rpsJ gene encoding 30S ribosomal protein S10, which yields MPKARIKLASTNIDKINEVTSYIRDIVDKTGVDMRGPVTLPTKRLKITTRKSPCGNGTATWDRFEMRVYKRLIDLGIDERALRLVMRVPIPSGLNIEIEMLEN from the coding sequence ATGCCAAAAGCAAGAATCAAGCTCGCAAGCACAAATATCGACAAAATCAACGAAGTGACTTCTTATATTAGAGATATCGTGGACAAGACCGGGGTGGATATGAGGGGGCCTGTTACCCTGCCTACCAAAAGGCTCAAGATCACCACACGGAAGAGTCCCTGCGGCAATGGCACAGCCACATGGGACCGCTTTGAGATGCGGGTCTACAAGCGCCTCATTGACCTTGGGATTGATGAGCGTGCGCTCAGGCTTGTGATGCGCGTTCCCATCCCTTCCGGCCTTAACATTGAGATTGAGATGCTTGAGAATTGA
- a CDS encoding M24 family metallopeptidase: MDMWTKQQINDHTKAAEILVKIVNEAFGILRQGISEYQVMQFILKRFKQEGLKTDRKVVIVAFNASAAHPHYYPTQKKSKKLRRNSLVLIDIWARLNKRKAPFADITWMGWYGDKVPKKIKKLFNLIIEGRSNGVDLIEKKLKNKTMPTGSEIDLEVYRLIPKKYKKNILHRTGHSLGTTSPHGIHGRVRYSNKKALHTNLGYTIEPGLYFKGKYGFRTEIDFYITPEYKLVVTGEAQREMVLSGKKPLSYFYGVLSKKSAAEREKNMKIFRRSFNKRCLKRISDA, encoded by the coding sequence ATGGACATGTGGACAAAGCAGCAGATTAATGATCATACAAAAGCTGCAGAAATCTTAGTAAAGATAGTTAACGAGGCTTTCGGTATTCTTCGGCAAGGAATCAGCGAATACCAGGTTATGCAGTTTATTCTCAAAAGGTTTAAGCAGGAAGGCCTGAAGACAGACAGGAAGGTTGTCATTGTTGCCTTCAATGCAAGCGCTGCTCACCCTCACTACTATCCAACTCAGAAGAAATCCAAGAAGCTCAGGAGGAATTCTTTGGTTTTGATTGACATCTGGGCAAGGCTGAATAAAAGAAAGGCTCCATTCGCAGACATCACCTGGATGGGATGGTATGGCGATAAAGTTCCAAAAAAAATTAAAAAATTATTTAATCTAATTATTGAAGGGAGGAGCAACGGGGTAGATCTCATTGAAAAAAAACTAAAAAATAAAACGATGCCGACAGGGTCAGAAATTGATTTGGAGGTATATCGGCTCATTCCAAAAAAATATAAAAAAAACATCCTGCATCGGACTGGCCACAGCCTTGGAACAACATCTCCTCATGGGATTCATGGAAGAGTGAGGTATTCGAATAAGAAGGCGCTGCATACGAATTTGGGGTATACCATTGAGCCTGGGCTGTACTTCAAGGGAAAATACGGGTTCAGGACCGAGATTGATTTCTATATAACTCCTGAGTATAAGCTCGTGGTTACTGGCGAGGCGCAGAGGGAGATGGTCCTCTCGGGAAAGAAGCCCCTCTCTTATTTTTATGGAGTGCTGAGCAAAAAATCTGCCGCAGAACGCGAAAAGAACATGAAGATATTCAGAAGGAGTTTCAACAAAAGGTGTCTGAAACGCATCTCTGATGCATGA
- a CDS encoding MBL fold metallo-hydrolase, with product MRIKKIGHCCLVVEEASRKVLTDPGSYTDRQNSEADVDAVLITHEHPDHMHIESLKKVLKTNPSAEVYTNKGVGKHLKEAGIAYSLLEHGQSITLNGVSIEAFGERHAPIYTTVPDVLNTGYMIGGRLFYPGDAFYVPKKKVEILALPVAGPWMRISEAIDYAKEVHPKACFPVHDGMLKFPGASHMLPKSCLAGIDFIPMESGAVREFQ from the coding sequence ATGAGAATCAAAAAAATCGGCCACTGCTGCCTTGTTGTGGAAGAGGCCAGCCGCAAGGTTCTTACAGATCCGGGAAGCTATACTGACAGGCAGAATTCAGAAGCGGATGTTGACGCAGTCCTGATTACACATGAGCATCCTGACCATATGCATATAGAATCGCTGAAAAAGGTCTTGAAGACAAATCCTTCGGCAGAGGTGTATACGAACAAAGGAGTTGGAAAACATCTTAAGGAGGCAGGGATTGCCTATTCACTGCTTGAGCACGGCCAGAGTATAACTCTAAATGGTGTTTCGATAGAGGCTTTCGGAGAAAGGCATGCACCTATATATACTACGGTTCCAGATGTTTTGAACACTGGCTATATGATAGGAGGAAGGCTCTTTTATCCCGGAGATGCATTTTACGTCCCTAAGAAAAAAGTTGAGATCCTTGCGTTGCCTGTAGCAGGGCCCTGGATGAGGATTTCAGAGGCGATCGACTATGCCAAAGAAGTGCATCCAAAGGCGTGCTTCCCAGTCCATGACGGCATGCTGAAATTCCCTGGTGCTAGCCATATGCTTCCAAAAAGCTGCCTGGCAGGCATCGATTTTATTCCAATGGAGAGCGGAGCTGTACGGGAGTTCCAGTAA
- the ndk gene encoding nucleoside-diphosphate kinase: MVERTFVAIKPDGVERGLIGEILSRLERSGLKIIAMKMVWLDKEFAAKHYAAHVKKPFYSGLVDFITSGPVVAMAVEGVHAIAGVRKMIGPTAPQSAAPGTIRGDYSHLTQEYADRKRKAIKNLVHASESKKDADQEIKLWFTPGEIHTYSTVNEKHVF; this comes from the coding sequence ATGGTAGAGCGAACATTTGTGGCAATCAAGCCTGATGGAGTGGAGCGAGGCCTTATCGGAGAGATTCTCTCACGGCTTGAGAGGTCTGGCCTCAAGATCATAGCAATGAAGATGGTCTGGCTGGACAAGGAGTTTGCTGCAAAGCATTACGCAGCCCATGTCAAGAAGCCCTTTTATTCCGGCCTGGTCGATTTCATCACTTCAGGGCCTGTCGTTGCAATGGCAGTAGAAGGTGTTCACGCAATCGCTGGCGTGAGGAAGATGATAGGGCCGACTGCGCCCCAGTCAGCTGCGCCTGGAACGATACGGGGGGATTATTCGCATCTCACGCAAGAGTATGCGGATAGGAAGAGGAAAGCAATAAAAAACCTTGTCCATGCATCTGAAAGCAAGAAAGATGCTGATCAGGAGATCAAGCTCTGGTTTACGCCAGGGGAGATCCATACGTATTCTACAGTGAATGAAAAACACGTGTTCTAG
- a CDS encoding response regulator transcription factor, whose product MTKKVIIADDSKELRESLVATMRLICKQNGIDAEFDQALDGKDLVERVLRGNYDLVFTDNHMAQLNGLRAIKQIRELNPTVPIYMLSSSSEAGNAALESGANGYLGKVDPRFTPGIAKALRTYLK is encoded by the coding sequence ATGACAAAAAAAGTAATCATAGCTGATGATAGCAAAGAGCTACGGGAATCTCTTGTTGCTACAATGAGGCTCATCTGCAAACAAAACGGCATTGATGCTGAGTTCGACCAGGCTCTTGATGGGAAAGACTTGGTTGAAAGAGTCCTGAGAGGCAACTATGATCTGGTTTTTACAGATAATCATATGGCGCAACTCAATGGGCTGCGTGCCATTAAACAGATAAGGGAACTGAATCCAACAGTCCCGATCTATATGCTATCCTCCTCAAGCGAGGCAGGAAACGCAGCATTGGAATCGGGCGCAAACGGTTACCTTGGCAAAGTGGATCCCAGATTTACGCCAGGAATTGCAAAGGCGCTAAGAACTTATTTGAAGTAA
- a CDS encoding alpha/beta fold hydrolase, which translates to MLLVSAVLLFGCSQGREMQEAGKGVNMGSIKDIQLITEDGIRLKATVYEADGPGVVLLHMLDKNRHDWDAFGRQLQSLGYHVVSVDLRGHGESDLTWKDFSPKEFNDMVLDAKAAQQYLGKDVAVIGASIGANIALNFASDDSVKTVVLMSPGLEYKGVKSEESIENLDKSVLIIAAEGDTYAAESSRKLHSLNSNAELKIYDGKEHGTGLFGKTDVDNVMIQWLKEHIR; encoded by the coding sequence ATGCTCTTGGTATCGGCAGTGCTTCTGTTTGGCTGCAGCCAGGGCAGAGAGATGCAGGAAGCTGGGAAGGGCGTGAACATGGGCAGCATCAAGGATATTCAACTCATAACAGAAGATGGAATCAGGCTTAAGGCAACTGTGTATGAGGCTGATGGGCCGGGTGTTGTTCTGCTGCACATGCTTGATAAGAACAGGCATGACTGGGATGCTTTTGGAAGGCAACTGCAGTCTCTTGGTTATCACGTCGTCTCTGTTGACTTGAGGGGCCATGGAGAAAGCGATTTGACCTGGAAGGATTTTTCTCCAAAAGAGTTCAATGATATGGTTTTGGATGCTAAGGCAGCTCAGCAGTATCTGGGAAAGGATGTTGCTGTAATCGGAGCGAGCATCGGAGCAAATATTGCATTGAATTTTGCCTCTGATGATTCTGTGAAAACTGTGGTCCTGATGTCTCCTGGATTAGAGTACAAAGGTGTGAAGAGTGAGGAAAGCATTGAAAATCTAGATAAGTCTGTCCTGATCATTGCTGCTGAAGGCGATACCTATGCTGCTGAGTCTTCCAGGAAGCTGCATTCTTTGAATTCAAATGCAGAGCTGAAGATATACGATGGAAAAGAGCATGGAACAGGGCTGTTTGGGAAGACAGATGTTGATAACGTTATGATTCAATGGCTGAAGGAGCATATTAGGTAA
- a CDS encoding 50S ribosomal protein L24e, whose amino-acid sequence MATCSFCKEDLREGTGKMYVELDGTVLYFCSMKCEKNRLKLKRNPIKLKWTKAYKKGK is encoded by the coding sequence ATGGCAACATGCAGCTTCTGCAAGGAGGACCTCCGGGAAGGGACAGGAAAGATGTATGTTGAGCTGGATGGAACTGTCCTCTACTTCTGCTCCATGAAGTGCGAGAAGAATCGCTTAAAGCTCAAAAGGAATCCGATAAAACTGAAGTGGACTAAAGCCTACAAAAAGGGGAAATGA
- a CDS encoding GTPase: MNFQSIPPVEKPQAFLDTAFNTAAQHTQQLRSKKFKDRAIKARRLEILRVETATKLLSRQLLRVLRDFPSFEQLPPFYKELSRVTLDVPEVRRALAGLKWANENVQRLSRASLSKMRKSRDSRNLRISRTEIYGRCSSIIKQIGKQLSLLEETRKIMKGFPTIKTETKTIAIVGFPNVGKTTLMFNLTGSKPEISSYPFTTKTINVAYLQTPKGKIQFLDTPGTLNRFDKMNSIEKQAYLAMKLVADLLVCVIDLTEPYPLEKQLKLYESLEQIGKPVILFLSKEDIIDKKTIDEFKKDHESVSGVSELLTLVKDSLSSSP, from the coding sequence ATGAACTTCCAATCAATCCCTCCTGTTGAGAAGCCGCAGGCCTTTCTTGACACAGCATTCAATACCGCTGCACAGCACACCCAGCAGCTCCGCTCCAAGAAGTTTAAGGACAGGGCAATCAAGGCAAGGCGGCTCGAGATTCTCAGGGTGGAGACTGCGACAAAGCTCCTCTCAAGGCAGCTTCTTCGCGTACTGAGGGATTTCCCCTCCTTTGAGCAGCTTCCTCCTTTCTACAAAGAGCTTAGCAGAGTGACCCTCGATGTCCCGGAAGTGAGGAGGGCATTGGCAGGCCTGAAATGGGCAAATGAGAATGTTCAAAGGCTTTCCCGGGCTTCCCTGAGCAAAATGCGGAAAAGCAGGGACAGCAGGAATCTGAGGATCAGCCGGACAGAGATCTATGGAAGATGCTCTTCCATCATCAAGCAGATAGGAAAACAGCTTAGCCTGCTTGAAGAGACAAGGAAGATCATGAAGGGATTTCCTACCATAAAGACAGAGACCAAGACCATAGCGATTGTGGGATTTCCCAATGTGGGGAAGACAACGCTCATGTTCAACCTGACCGGGTCAAAGCCTGAGATCAGCTCCTATCCGTTCACCACAAAAACAATCAATGTTGCGTATCTCCAGACCCCAAAGGGAAAGATCCAGTTCCTGGACACTCCGGGAACATTGAACCGGTTTGACAAGATGAATTCCATAGAGAAGCAGGCGTATCTTGCGATGAAGCTTGTGGCTGACCTCCTTGTTTGCGTGATTGACTTGACTGAACCGTATCCGCTTGAGAAGCAGCTGAAATTGTACGAATCATTAGAACAGATCGGAAAGCCAGTCATCCTATTCCTTTCAAAAGAGGATATCATTGATAAAAAGACGATTGATGAATTCAAAAAAGATCATGAATCGGTCTCTGGGGTCAGTGAATTGCTAACGCTGGTAAAGGATAGTCTTTCTTCCTCTCCATAG
- the tuf gene encoding translation elongation factor EF-1 subunit alpha, with translation MAKEKPHINLVFIGHVDHGKSTTVGRLLYDSGNIPEQEMRKLKEKAEELGKGGFEFAFVMDNLKEERERGVTIDLSHKRFKSEKFDFTIIDAPGHKDFIKNMITGASQADAAVIVVAATDGVMAQTKEHVWLSRTLGVQQLIVVVNKMDAKNFDQKAFEAVKEDVSKLLKTVGYNPANVPFVPTASLLGENVVKKSAKMGWYTGEPLIKVMDQFKLPEKPTQLPLRLPIQDVYNITGIGVVPVGRVETGIMKVGDKVIVVPAREGKGITGEVKSIEMHHEQLQMAEPGDNIGFNVRGIGKKDIARGDVLGHTDNVPTVATEFTAQVVILNHPTVVTVGYSPVFHIHTAQVAVQITEIVKQINPATGEILKEKPDFIKTGDAAIIKCKPIQPLVIEVQKEIPQLSRFAIRDSGTTVAAGMCTAVVKKQL, from the coding sequence ATGGCAAAAGAAAAACCGCATATTAACCTGGTATTTATTGGTCATGTAGACCATGGAAAGTCTACAACAGTAGGAAGGCTGCTTTATGATTCCGGAAATATTCCTGAACAGGAGATGAGAAAGCTCAAGGAGAAGGCAGAAGAGCTTGGAAAGGGAGGCTTTGAATTTGCCTTTGTCATGGACAATCTCAAGGAAGAGCGTGAGAGGGGAGTTACGATTGATCTTTCTCACAAGCGATTCAAATCAGAAAAATTTGATTTCACCATCATTGACGCGCCCGGCCACAAGGATTTTATCAAGAACATGATTACAGGAGCATCCCAGGCAGATGCAGCAGTGATTGTTGTTGCTGCCACTGATGGGGTTATGGCCCAGACAAAAGAGCATGTCTGGCTTTCCAGAACACTTGGAGTCCAGCAGCTTATCGTAGTTGTCAACAAGATGGATGCCAAGAACTTCGACCAGAAGGCATTCGAGGCAGTCAAGGAAGATGTGTCCAAGCTGCTCAAGACCGTTGGCTACAATCCTGCAAATGTCCCTTTTGTGCCGACAGCCTCTCTGTTAGGAGAGAATGTTGTGAAGAAATCAGCCAAGATGGGATGGTATACCGGCGAACCTCTTATCAAGGTCATGGATCAGTTCAAGCTGCCTGAAAAACCGACCCAATTGCCGCTCAGGCTTCCGATCCAGGATGTGTACAATATCACCGGCATTGGCGTTGTTCCTGTAGGAAGGGTTGAGACAGGGATCATGAAGGTCGGAGACAAGGTCATCGTTGTTCCCGCAAGAGAAGGGAAGGGGATCACTGGAGAAGTCAAGAGCATTGAGATGCACCATGAGCAGCTCCAGATGGCTGAGCCTGGAGACAATATCGGCTTCAACGTGCGGGGCATTGGGAAGAAGGATATTGCACGAGGAGACGTCCTTGGCCATACTGACAATGTTCCGACTGTTGCCACAGAATTTACTGCCCAGGTTGTAATCCTGAACCATCCGACAGTCGTCACTGTTGGCTATTCTCCTGTATTCCACATCCATACCGCACAAGTGGCAGTCCAAATCACCGAAATCGTCAAGCAGATTAACCCTGCAACAGGCGAAATCCTCAAGGAGAAGCCCGATTTCATCAAGACAGGAGATGCTGCTATCATTAAGTGTAAGCCGATTCAGCCTCTGGTTATTGAGGTACAAAAAGAGATCCCTCAGCTGTCAAGGTTTGCTATCCGGGATTCCGGCACAACAGTTGCAGCTGGAATGTGTACTGCAGTAGTCAAGAAGCAGCTCTAG
- a CDS encoding tetratricopeptide repeat protein, translated as MVIKMLKSALDNQKRKWKESQLEKEKVKQYQENEQIQAAEQIRRDAKRLAVLKQYETAIAEFGKALELYPVADPSRNNTQDDIMMKDVNLFYFKCYYNMALCYSYRQDVDQAIKFYDQALNLNVDETSKIMALLGKGTELSKKRNILLEKGDTLAKAHKLLLSEAYTCFSEIVNTDRNHIDAWYQKGYHEYLMGEVRESVKSFDEVLRLNKRYENKANIPLFDSMKREKGIKVKSTYEQEPSEAFFKTKSGHQVRNRAEMMIANFLFDNNLLFQYETIAGWADASDFRPSFYLPKFDLYVEHYGYDNMKGYKKMMQQRIREFEKKNKRIVYTVSADERQMEDALRSRLKPYLGG; from the coding sequence ATGGTTATCAAGATGCTGAAGTCTGCGCTGGACAATCAGAAACGGAAGTGGAAGGAGTCCCAGCTTGAGAAAGAAAAGGTCAAGCAATACCAGGAAAACGAGCAGATCCAGGCAGCAGAGCAGATCAGGAGGGACGCAAAGAGGCTTGCTGTCCTGAAGCAGTATGAGACTGCCATTGCTGAGTTCGGGAAGGCATTGGAACTCTATCCTGTGGCAGATCCTTCCAGGAACAATACTCAAGACGACATCATGATGAAGGATGTTAATCTGTTCTATTTCAAATGCTATTACAATATGGCTTTGTGTTACTCCTACCGCCAGGACGTAGACCAGGCCATCAAGTTCTATGACCAGGCCCTGAACCTGAATGTGGATGAGACAAGCAAGATCATGGCTCTGCTTGGAAAAGGAACTGAACTTTCAAAGAAGCGCAACATTCTCCTGGAAAAAGGGGATACGCTGGCAAAGGCGCATAAACTCCTCCTCTCCGAGGCCTATACATGCTTTTCCGAGATTGTGAACACGGACAGGAACCACATCGATGCCTGGTATCAGAAGGGCTATCATGAATACCTTATGGGAGAAGTGCGGGAATCTGTAAAATCCTTTGACGAGGTGCTTCGCCTGAACAAGAGGTATGAAAACAAGGCAAATATCCCTTTGTTTGACTCAATGAAGCGTGAAAAGGGCATCAAGGTCAAGTCTACCTATGAGCAGGAGCCGTCAGAAGCCTTCTTCAAGACTAAATCAGGCCATCAGGTCAGGAACAGGGCAGAGATGATGATCGCAAACTTCCTCTTTGACAACAACCTTCTCTTCCAGTATGAGACTATTGCTGGCTGGGCAGATGCTTCTGATTTCCGGCCAAGCTTCTACCTGCCCAAGTTTGACCTGTACGTCGAGCATTATGGCTACGACAATATGAAGGGCTACAAGAAGATGATGCAGCAGCGTATACGGGAGTTTGAGAAAAAGAACAAACGGATTGTCTATACTGTCTCTGCGGATGAAAGGCAGATGGAAGATGCCCTCCGGTCAAGGCTGAAGCCGTATCTTGGCGGCTGA
- a CDS encoding DUF120 domain-containing protein has protein sequence MKQDLLITIGKEVVEKGSFRTSTVQLSKKLGFPQQSVSRHLIGLEKRGLIERDSKGKSMELRLTENGFLKLKELYGHLSFIFARKKAITGKIVKGLGEGKFYMGLDGYRRQFKALFSFAPFRGTLNLHVDADRKQVLSRSNPVYIKGFKAKGRDFGGLFAYPCMIEGRIKGLVIVPDRTHHKPNIIEVVAKENLKKALKKRDGQMVNVEVA, from the coding sequence ATGAAGCAGGACCTGCTCATCACCATCGGGAAAGAGGTTGTTGAGAAAGGCTCTTTTCGTACCTCTACAGTCCAATTGTCAAAAAAACTAGGCTTTCCCCAGCAGAGCGTTTCTCGGCATTTGATAGGGCTAGAAAAGAGAGGGCTGATTGAGCGCGATAGTAAGGGAAAATCGATGGAACTGCGGCTGACGGAGAACGGGTTTCTTAAGCTCAAGGAGCTGTATGGCCATCTGAGCTTTATCTTTGCGAGAAAGAAGGCGATAACGGGAAAGATCGTCAAAGGGCTGGGAGAAGGAAAGTTCTATATGGGACTGGACGGATACCGGAGGCAATTCAAGGCATTGTTCAGCTTTGCTCCGTTTCGTGGAACATTAAACCTCCATGTTGATGCTGACAGGAAGCAGGTTTTGAGCCGGAGCAATCCTGTGTATATCAAAGGATTCAAGGCAAAAGGAAGGGATTTCGGAGGATTGTTTGCATATCCCTGCATGATAGAAGGGAGGATAAAAGGGCTGGTCATTGTGCCTGATCGGACCCATCATAAGCCAAACATCATCGAGGTCGTTGCAAAGGAGAATTTGAAGAAGGCTTTGAAGAAAAGGGACGGGCAGATGGTGAATGTTGAAGTTGCGTGA
- a CDS encoding elongation factor EF-2, whose translation MAEKMVDKVLRIMKIPGQIRNIAIAAHIDHGKTTFTDNLLAGAGMMSKEDAGKALKMDFHADEQERGITIDTAAVSMVHEVEGEEYLVNLLDTPGHVDFGGDVTRAMRAVDGTIILIDAVEGIMPQTETVVRQALRELVKPVLFINKVDRLINELKLAPEQMQERFVRIITDVNRFIKQIAPKEIGEKWQVSVSDGSVSFGSAFHNWALNIPYMQKKGITFKNVIEAYTSSGKQEAQKKLAEQAPLHEVVLNMVVRHLPNPLIAQEYRVPKIWHGDIESPEGVSLTKCDPHGPLFFVITKIVIDPQAGEIAAGRLFSGTMKKGTEVYLHMMKSGARVQQVFIYNGAKREIVDHVPAGNIIGISGARSYAGETVAERETEPFEAIKHIFDPVITKAIEAAKPSDLPKLVEVLKQVSKEDPTIKVEINEQTGEHLIHGMGELHLEVIENRIKTEKGVDVKTSPPIVVYRETVTKSGPEVEGKSPNKHNKLYFVVEPLEDSLYAKIKDGTIPEMRIKKRDLKLREHFIEAGYDAKTADKVRDVFKGNILIDGTRGIVHIGEIIEMVQDMFEDVMNLGPICKEPAAKVKVTLMDAKLHEDAIHRGPAQMYPAIRDGIRGSFMLAGPQMLEPMQILHIEAPEEFMGEISKIIGNKRGQLLDMAPERGLVIVKAKLPVAEMFGWSSDLRSATGGRGNSSLIDQMFERIPHELQQKVVSQIKERKGLTEAMVGA comes from the coding sequence ATGGCAGAAAAGATGGTTGATAAGGTATTGAGGATCATGAAGATCCCAGGCCAGATTCGCAACATTGCGATAGCTGCGCATATCGATCATGGCAAGACGACATTTACAGACAACCTTCTTGCAGGCGCCGGGATGATGTCTAAGGAGGATGCAGGAAAGGCATTGAAGATGGACTTTCATGCTGATGAGCAGGAACGCGGCATCACCATTGACACTGCAGCGGTTTCCATGGTCCATGAGGTCGAGGGCGAGGAGTATCTTGTCAACCTTCTTGATACACCCGGGCACGTGGACTTTGGAGGGGATGTTACACGGGCGATGCGCGCTGTGGATGGAACCATCATCCTTATTGACGCTGTTGAGGGCATCATGCCCCAGACTGAAACGGTTGTGAGGCAGGCATTGAGGGAGCTTGTCAAGCCTGTCCTGTTTATCAACAAGGTGGATCGCCTTATCAACGAGCTCAAGCTTGCGCCGGAGCAGATGCAGGAGCGCTTTGTTAGGATCATCACCGATGTCAACAGATTCATCAAGCAGATTGCTCCCAAGGAGATCGGGGAAAAATGGCAGGTCAGCGTTTCAGACGGATCTGTCTCTTTTGGCTCTGCGTTCCATAACTGGGCGCTCAATATCCCCTATATGCAGAAGAAAGGGATCACATTCAAGAATGTCATTGAAGCATATACGTCCTCCGGGAAGCAGGAAGCGCAAAAAAAGCTTGCAGAGCAGGCTCCGCTCCATGAGGTTGTCCTGAATATGGTGGTGAGGCATCTTCCGAATCCCCTCATAGCCCAGGAGTACCGTGTCCCGAAGATATGGCATGGGGACATAGAAAGCCCGGAAGGCGTTTCGCTGACCAAATGCGACCCCCATGGGCCGCTGTTCTTTGTAATCACCAAGATCGTGATTGATCCGCAGGCAGGAGAGATTGCTGCAGGAAGGCTCTTCTCTGGCACGATGAAGAAGGGGACGGAGGTGTACCTCCACATGATGAAGAGCGGCGCGCGTGTCCAGCAGGTTTTTATCTATAACGGGGCAAAGCGGGAGATTGTGGATCATGTTCCAGCAGGCAACATCATTGGGATATCGGGAGCGAGATCGTATGCAGGGGAGACTGTCGCTGAAAGAGAGACTGAGCCTTTCGAGGCCATCAAGCATATCTTCGACCCCGTGATCACCAAGGCGATTGAGGCAGCAAAGCCCTCAGACCTGCCGAAGCTTGTGGAGGTCCTTAAGCAGGTGAGCAAGGAAGACCCTACCATCAAAGTTGAGATCAACGAGCAGACAGGAGAGCATCTGATCCACGGCATGGGAGAGCTCCATCTTGAGGTCATTGAAAACAGGATAAAGACCGAGAAGGGCGTTGATGTGAAGACCTCTCCTCCGATTGTGGTTTACAGGGAAACTGTCACAAAGAGCGGCCCTGAGGTTGAGGGAAAATCTCCGAACAAGCACAATAAGCTCTATTTTGTTGTTGAGCCTTTGGAGGATAGCCTGTATGCGAAGATCAAGGACGGCACGATCCCTGAGATGAGGATCAAGAAGAGAGACCTGAAGCTCAGGGAGCACTTTATCGAGGCCGGATATGATGCGAAGACTGCGGATAAAGTGAGGGATGTGTTCAAGGGGAATATCCTCATTGATGGAACAAGAGGTATAGTCCATATCGGCGAGATCATAGAGATGGTCCAGGATATGTTTGAGGATGTGATGAACCTGGGGCCTATCTGCAAGGAGCCTGCTGCGAAAGTCAAAGTGACGCTTATGGATGCAAAGCTGCATGAGGATGCTATTCACCGCGGTCCTGCCCAGATGTATCCTGCAATCAGGGACGGAATCAGGGGGTCATTTATGCTTGCAGGCCCTCAGATGCTGGAGCCGATGCAGATCCTTCACATTGAAGCGCCTGAGGAGTTTATGGGAGAGATTTCCAAGATTATCGGCAACAAGAGAGGCCAGCTTCTTGATATGGCGCCGGAGAGGGGGCTGGTCATTGTAAAGGCGAAGCTCCCTGTGGCTGAGATGTTCGGCTGGAGCTCGGATTTAAGATCTGCAACAGGAGGCAGGGGCAACTCCTCCTTAATCGACCAGATGTTTGAGAGGATTCCTCATGAGCTGCAGCAGAAGGTCGTATCGCAGATCAAGGAGCGCAAAGGGCTCACTGAGGCGATGGTTGGGGCGTGA
- a CDS encoding NUDIX domain-containing protein gives MDKHIKIGCEVFILKDNKVVLGKRKNCFGAGDWGLPGGHLKYGEKIEDAAKREFERRGLLQISS, from the coding sequence ATGGATAAGCACATAAAGATCGGTTGCGAAGTGTTTATTCTGAAGGATAATAAAGTAGTATTAGGCAAGAGGAAGAATTGCTTTGGAGCAGGAGACTGGGGTCTGCCTGGCGGCCATCTGAAGTATGGGGAAAAAATAGAAGACGCTGCAAAAAGAGAATTTGAAAGAAGAGGTTTACTTCAAATAAGTTCTTAG
- a CDS encoding ribosomal L7Ae/L30e/S12e/Gadd45 family protein, with protein MAESKEVMENALQAIEVARATGKIRKGINEVTKAIERAEAKLVVFAKDANPPELTMHLPLLCQEKEIPVVSVASREELGAAAGLDVPTVAVAIVAEGEAKKAIKEISDSLK; from the coding sequence ATGGCAGAATCAAAAGAAGTCATGGAAAATGCCTTGCAGGCGATTGAGGTTGCACGGGCGACAGGAAAGATCCGGAAGGGGATCAATGAAGTGACCAAAGCTATCGAGCGGGCTGAGGCGAAGCTGGTTGTCTTTGCAAAGGACGCAAATCCGCCTGAACTGACCATGCATCTCCCGCTGCTCTGCCAGGAGAAGGAGATCCCTGTGGTAAGCGTGGCCAGCAGAGAAGAGCTGGGCGCAGCAGCTGGATTAGATGTTCCGACAGTGGCAGTCGCAATCGTGGCAGAAGGAGAAGCAAAAAAGGCCATCAAGGAGATTAGCGATAGCCTGAAGTGA